One region of Armigeres subalbatus isolate Guangzhou_Male chromosome 3, GZ_Asu_2, whole genome shotgun sequence genomic DNA includes:
- the LOC134223256 gene encoding uncharacterized protein LOC134223256 — protein sequence MSDIPCRNPLKYCRLCLSQEDDLILLESHEKLTPMNKLLLQKLFHYMKITFHNEHDYPSAICVNCLNRFNNFHNYRRSVVRNHNAVKTFRRLFPDEFLNPSLPEEEEPTIIELIDDNEIDIKQEVDDEDSPMTVDRSTEETIKEVDVYHLDGELRTVVVKEEKLLPEESETVAPTKKFQAHLDGQLRTIIKEEKLSPVKLEPSASITNRNQASKPLPTVAKKNPQVINSKITILKRPQGKLLNAAPPEKRQNLVVGAAFSVVKCSHCRAVFRNRENLRIHEKNDHWSIINKPLPTKPAVTLPGKKIKPLPPNVTLYKCNNCTSSFIHLANYEHHMKNCKPDIPSKLNHQTAAKRTAPAPVVVNEVVKAAIAKIGGQVQIKSTNGVQIKLEETEDQRIRCPYCPLTYKTKYFLKKHMLDVHKIDDYEDVFFCHVCKLNYSCDEDLQLHNRAIHRFQCKQCLEDFRTCLHAQTPNENGINKG from the coding sequence ATGTCTGATATCCCTTGCCGGAATCCCCTCAAATACTGTCGACTTTGTCTGTCCCAGGAAGATGACCTTATTTTGCTGGAATCGCATGAAAAATTGACGCCAATGAATAAATTGTTGCTTCAAAAGTTATTCCACTACATGAAAATAACGTTCCACAACGAACACGACTATCCAAGCGCTATTTGCGTAAATTGTCTGAACCGATTCAATAATTTCCACAATTACCGTCGCTCGGTGGTTCGGAATCACAACGCTGTAAAGACATTTCGTCGTTTGTTTCCCGATGAATTTCTCAATCCGAGTCTGCCAGAAGAGGAGGAACCAACAATAATTGAACTGATCGATGATAACGAAATAGATATCAAACAAGAAGTTGATGACGAGGATTCACCGATGACCGTAGACAGATCCACCGAAGAAACAATCAAGGAAGTTGATGTTTATCACCTGGATGGCGAGCTAAGGACAGTTGTggtgaaagaagaaaaactaTTGCCAGAAGAATCGGAAACGGTTGCACCAACAAAAAAATTCCAGGCTCATTTGGATGGACAGCTTAGGACAATTATAAAGGAAGAAAAACTTTCGCCTGTTAAATTGGAACCATCCGCATCAATCACAAATAGGAACCAGGCATCAAAACCGTTACCTACAgtagcgaaaaaaaatcctcaagtTATAAACAGCAAGATAACTATTCTGAAACGTCCCCAAGGTAAACTTTTGAATGCAGCCCCTCCTGAAAAGCGGCAAAATTTGGTTGTTGGAGCTGCCTTTTCTGTTGTAAAATGTTCCCATTGCCGAGCTGTTTTTCGAAACCGTGAGAATttgagaattcatgaaaaaaatgatcaCTGGAGCATAATCAATAAGCCGCTCCCCACTAAACCTGCGGTCACACTTCCtggcaaaaaaattaaaccactACCGCCGAATGTAACCTTGTACAAGTGCAATAACTGCACCAGTAGTTTCATTCATCTGGCTAATTATGAGCATCACATGAAAAATTGTAAGCCAGATATCCCGTCGAAATTGAATCATCAGACAGCAGCGAAGCGCACAGCCCCGGCTCCGGTCGTCGTGAATGAAGTGGTGAAAGCCGCCATTGCCAAGATTGGTGGGCAGGTGCAAATTAAGTCGACGAACGGGGTGCAAATCAAACTGGAAGAAACAGAGGACCAACGGATTCGGTGTCCCTACTGTCCGCTGACGTACAAAACCAAGTACTTCCTAAAGAAGCACATGCTGGATGTACACAAGATCGATGATTATGAGGACGTATTTTTTTGCCACGTGTGCAAGCTGAACTATTCGTGCGATGAAGACCTGCAGCTGCACAATCGAGCCATCCATCGGTTCCAGTGCAAGCAATGTTTGGAGGACTTTAGGACATGCTTGCATGCGCAGACACCCAACGAGAATGGTATCAATAAAGGCTGA